The Flaviramulus sp. BrNp1-15 genome includes the window AATATTCACTTCCATCATCCAGGTCTTTAGTGTCGGTTAATTGAAATTCTTCTCGTGTTTCTATATCACTTCCATAAATATCATATTTACCTTTTCTATTAGCCGTATAAATTATGGTTTTATTATCTGGAGAAATACCGTGTAAGTATGAGGCGCCAACACCATCATGCGTGATTTTTCTTGGTATAGAGTCGCCTTTTGGATTCATAATATAAATTGATGAGGTTCTATTATCATCGGAATTATGATGACTTATACCTAACAACGTTTCATCAAAAGAAAAAATATGGTCGTTATTGTTATCTATAGCAAAGCCTGTATTTATTTGTTGAGACTCGCCATTTTCAAATGAATAGCGATATAAAAATCCGTTTGAATTGTAAACCAATTCTTTGTCATTATTTACCCAATTTGGAGCTTGTATGGAATGTGCTGAATAAAATAAGGTTTTACGAAGTCCAGTTTCAACATTCATAGTTTCCATATAACTACCAATATAGTCTCTGTAAGGTTGAAAATCTGGGTCTGCAGGTTTTATGATTCTTACATTGCTAAAAACAGCAGTTTCTATAACATCTTCATTGTGAGAACACACATATAAGCCAACAAAAGCTTCATTTCTAAGCGGCACATTTTCTAATTTTGTAGTTACAAATGGCTCGCCGTAATGCGCAGTAGACATGTAATAATCGTTTCCACGGCGTTCTAGTTGAACAACATCGGGTAATTTATCTAGGGACTCAACAATTTGTTCGGTTTCTCCACCATCAGTTTTTCTATATTGTAATGCTGTTAAACCGTCGCCACCATGAATAGAGGCATGAACCTCGGGTGAATTAGAACTTAAATTATTTCTTACCATCCAACCCATTTTTCTATGAGGATCTACACCTTCACTTGTAAATTTCATATGTGCTCTTACAATAAAATCACCTTGGATAGATTTGTATAAATATTGAAATTGATCTGTTCCGCCCCAAATATTCATTCCAGAACCTGTTATGGTGTATTCTTGAGTTTCAGGATTGTATACAATGGATCCTTTATGCTTTGGGTTGCCAACATTAGTTTGGTTTTCAAAAACTCCAAATTTAGCTGATTGATTCATAGTAGTTTGGCTAGTTAAAATATGACTGTTACTAAACGTAAAAATTAAACAAATTGCTAATAGTTTTTTCATAATTAGGGATGTTAGTTATAATGACCAGGCTTTTCCTTTTGTTAATTCATCCAAATTACCACAAGGGATATAAGTTCCCGGAATTGGATTATAAGCTAAAACTTTTTCGCCAATCAATTCACTGGTTTTAAATGCAAAAACAGACATAGATCTTATGTTATTTAATATATCGAACTGCAAAGCATTTTCGTAACCAGATACATTTTTGTTTTCTGATGCTTTGTATGCTTCTATTTGTTTTTCCCAACTTGTTAGTTTTTCATCATCAATTTTAAAATATGAAGCTAGTAAATCATCATAGTTTTCATAGCTAACGTCATCAATATTTTGATTATATTTAGTTTTAATAGTATTTATTAATAATGAAAACTGTGTTTTAATATCTGCTTTTTCTTCAGTTTCAAAAGTTTCATTTATAAAGGTGTCTATAAACTGTGGGACATTAACGTCTAAAGCACCAGGTGTATCTGTTTTTGGTAAAATAATATCTACTAGTTTTTCTAAAACATTGCCTTCTTCAATATTAAAAAATACTGGTAACCAGGGCTCTACATTGCTTTTACAGCCTTGAAGAATATTTAAAATTGTGGGAGTGCTTACCACAAAACCTAATGATAATCCTAAATTTTTTATTGCTTTCCTTCTTTCCATAATTAAAGATTCATTTTTTTAAGTTCTTTTACTGCAAAATCAACTGCTCGTGCAGTAAATGCCATATAGGTAAGCGAAGGGTTTTGACATGCAGAAGAAGTCATGAAAGAGCCATCGGTTACAAAAACATTTTTTACGTTATGTAACTGGTTGTGTTTATTTACCACCGAAGTTTTGGGACTGTGACCCATTCTGGCAGTTCCCATTTCGTGAATACCAAGACCAAAACCAACTACTCTGTCATCTGGAGTAACATCTTTAAAACCAGCTTTTTCAAAAATATCCATAGCTTCAACAATCATATCTTTTCGCATATTAACTTCATTTTCTCTGTATTCTGCATCAAAAGTTACTGTTGGTAAACCCCATTGATCCTTTTTATCATAATCTAAATAGAATTTATTTCTGTGGTCTGGAAGGGTTTCACCGAATCCTGTCATTCCAATTTGCCAGTTTCCTGGTTCTAAAATGGCTTTTTTAAGATCTTTACCATAGTTTAATTCGCCAACAGCTTCTGTCCAGTCTGTTCTACTTGCTCCACCTTGTAACCCGTAACCTCTTAAAAAGTCTTTTTTATTTGTAGTGCCTCCTAAATTTTGAAAACGTGGTATGTAAAATGTAGTGGGACGTCTTCCTTTATAATATTTATCTTCAAAACCATCAACTTTAGCTCTAGCTCCAGCTCTAAAATGATGGTCCATGATGTTATGACCTAATTCTCCCGATTCATTACCCATACCGTTGGGAAATGTTTCAGATTTGGATTGCATTAAAATAGATGTAGAGGCCACAGTTGATGCGCACAAGAAAATTATTTTTGCTTTAAATTCTATGGTTTCCTTAGTCTCTGAGTCAATAACTTTAACTCCAGTTGCTTTTTTAGAGTCTTTATCATACATAACTTCATGTACGATAGAGTTTGGTCTTAAAGTCATATTTCCTGTACGTTCTGCCGCAGGAAGGGTAGAAGAGTTACTACTAAAATAGGCACCAAATGGGCAACCTCTTATGCATCGGTTTCTAAACTGGCATGAAGAACGTCCTTCAAATTCTCCACCTGTTAAATTTGCAGTTCTACTTATGGTAACCAACCGGTCATTATAATTTTCGGAAGTCTTATTTTTTAAATGGTCTTCAACACAATTAAGTGGCATTGGTGGTAAAAAATTACCGTCTGGTAATTGTGGTAAACCTAAATTTTCACCACTTACACCAATAAAATTTTCAACATAATCATACCAAGGTTTAATGTCTTTATAACGCACTGGCCAATCAATACCAATTCCTTCTTTTACATTGGCTTCAAAATCTAAATCTCCTATTCTGTAACTTTGTCTTGCCCACATTAGTGATCGTCCACCAACGTGATAACCTCTAATCCAATCAAAACGTTTTACTTCGTTATAGGGATGTTTTTCATCATCAACAAACCAATGTGCACTAGCTTCATTTATAGTATATCCTG containing:
- a CDS encoding gluconate 2-dehydrogenase subunit 3 family protein, with the protein product MERRKAIKNLGLSLGFVVSTPTILNILQGCKSNVEPWLPVFFNIEEGNVLEKLVDIILPKTDTPGALDVNVPQFIDTFINETFETEEKADIKTQFSLLINTIKTKYNQNIDDVSYENYDDLLASYFKIDDEKLTSWEKQIEAYKASENKNVSGYENALQFDILNNIRSMSVFAFKTSELIGEKVLAYNPIPGTYIPCGNLDELTKGKAWSL
- a CDS encoding biopolymer transporter TolR; amino-acid sequence: MKKLLAICLIFTFSNSHILTSQTTMNQSAKFGVFENQTNVGNPKHKGSIVYNPETQEYTITGSGMNIWGGTDQFQYLYKSIQGDFIVRAHMKFTSEGVDPHRKMGWMVRNNLSSNSPEVHASIHGGDGLTALQYRKTDGGETEQIVESLDKLPDVVQLERRGNDYYMSTAHYGEPFVTTKLENVPLRNEAFVGLYVCSHNEDVIETAVFSNVRIIKPADPDFQPYRDYIGSYMETMNVETGLRKTLFYSAHSIQAPNWVNNDKELVYNSNGFLYRYSFENGESQQINTGFAIDNNNDHIFSFDETLLGISHHNSDDNRTSSIYIMNPKGDSIPRKITHDGVGASYLHGISPDNKTIIYTANRKGKYDIYGSDIETREEFQLTDTKDLDDGSEYSPDGKYIYFNSNRTGNMQLWRMDADGKNPKQLTFDENFKDWFPHISPDGKWIVFISFPPTIAFGDHPFYQHCTLRLMPTDLSTKPKIIAYLYGGQGTMNVPSWSKDSKHIAFVTNTD
- a CDS encoding GMC oxidoreductase, with product MSTFYYSSPLQEYDAIVVGTGISGGWAAKELCEKGLKTLVLERGPMVNHITDYPTMGKDPWDFKHRSNLPASELNKQIKQSRTGYTINEASAHWFVDDEKHPYNEVKRFDWIRGYHVGGRSLMWARQSYRIGDLDFEANVKEGIGIDWPVRYKDIKPWYDYVENFIGVSGENLGLPQLPDGNFLPPMPLNCVEDHLKNKTSENYNDRLVTISRTANLTGGEFEGRSSCQFRNRCIRGCPFGAYFSSNSSTLPAAERTGNMTLRPNSIVHEVMYDKDSKKATGVKVIDSETKETIEFKAKIIFLCASTVASTSILMQSKSETFPNGMGNESGELGHNIMDHHFRAGARAKVDGFEDKYYKGRRPTTFYIPRFQNLGGTTNKKDFLRGYGLQGGASRTDWTEAVGELNYGKDLKKAILEPGNWQIGMTGFGETLPDHRNKFYLDYDKKDQWGLPTVTFDAEYRENEVNMRKDMIVEAMDIFEKAGFKDVTPDDRVVGFGLGIHEMGTARMGHSPKTSVVNKHNQLHNVKNVFVTDGSFMTSSACQNPSLTYMAFTARAVDFAVKELKKMNL